One window of Paenibacillus albicereus genomic DNA carries:
- a CDS encoding potassium-transporting ATPase subunit F — protein sequence MIALLWTLVAAVFLYLVYVLLHPDQF from the coding sequence ATGATCGCCTTGCTCTGGACGCTCGTCGCCGCCGTCTTCCTCTACCTCGTCTATGTGCTGCTTCACCCCGACCAATTCTGA
- the kdpA gene encoding potassium-transporting ATPase subunit KdpA: MAGISIAITLLLVLLLAKPAGLYLHRAYSPEPTALDRVFGPAERLLYRIGGIKPAVQSWKSYAAALVVSNGVMILLVYLVFRTQGHLPLNPSSIANMEPRLAFNTAISFMTNTNLQHYSGESGLSYLSQMIAIVFMMFVSPATGLCAAMAFMRGIAGKPMGNFFVDLVRSITRVLLPIAFVLAIVFVALGVPQTLEPSAAAQTLQGEEQTIARGPVASLLAIKELGNNGGGHMGVNSAHPFENPNAISNLLQMMLMLLVPTALPFAYGRMVGNPKQGRVLFVAMAMLFVVMLGVSLSAERAGNPAIDALGIDASQGSMEGKETRFGVPLTSLYSVVTTASETGAVNGMHDSLTPIGGMVPLMNMMLNTVFGGSGVGLMNVLLYALMAVFLSGLMVGRTPEFLGKKLEGREMKLIALTLLVQPALILLPTAAALYAYPDTISNPGYHGLTQALYEFTSSAANNGSGFEGLGDNTPFWNLSTGIVMYLGRYISIVTLLAVAGSLAAKKAVPETIGTFRTDTATFGVVFLGTVLIVGALTYFPSLVLGPIAEQLTLKP; the protein is encoded by the coding sequence ATGGCAGGAATATCGATTGCAATCACGCTGCTGCTCGTGCTGCTGCTCGCCAAGCCGGCGGGCCTGTACCTGCACCGAGCGTACAGCCCGGAGCCTACCGCGCTGGACCGCGTCTTCGGTCCCGCCGAGCGGCTCCTCTACAGGATCGGGGGCATCAAGCCCGCCGTCCAAAGCTGGAAATCCTACGCCGCGGCTCTCGTCGTCAGCAACGGCGTCATGATCCTGCTCGTCTACCTCGTGTTCCGCACGCAGGGCCATCTGCCGCTGAACCCGAGCTCGATCGCGAACATGGAGCCTAGGCTCGCGTTCAACACGGCGATCAGCTTCATGACCAACACGAACCTGCAGCATTACAGCGGCGAGAGCGGCTTGTCCTATCTGTCGCAGATGATCGCCATCGTCTTCATGATGTTCGTCTCCCCGGCGACGGGGCTGTGCGCCGCGATGGCGTTCATGCGCGGCATCGCCGGCAAGCCGATGGGAAATTTCTTCGTCGATCTCGTCCGCTCGATCACGCGGGTGCTGCTGCCGATCGCCTTTGTCCTCGCCATCGTCTTCGTCGCGCTCGGCGTGCCCCAGACGCTGGAGCCGTCCGCCGCCGCGCAGACGCTGCAAGGCGAAGAGCAGACGATCGCGCGCGGACCGGTCGCCTCGCTGCTCGCCATCAAGGAGCTGGGCAACAACGGCGGCGGCCATATGGGCGTCAACTCGGCCCATCCGTTCGAGAATCCGAACGCGATCAGCAACCTGCTGCAGATGATGCTCATGCTGCTCGTGCCGACGGCGCTGCCGTTCGCCTACGGCAGGATGGTCGGCAATCCGAAGCAGGGACGGGTGCTGTTCGTGGCGATGGCGATGCTGTTCGTCGTCATGCTCGGCGTCTCGCTGTCGGCGGAGCGGGCCGGCAATCCGGCGATCGACGCGCTCGGCATCGACGCGAGCCAAGGCAGCATGGAGGGCAAGGAGACCCGGTTCGGCGTTCCGCTGACTTCCTTGTACTCCGTCGTGACGACCGCCTCGGAGACGGGCGCCGTCAACGGCATGCACGACTCGCTGACGCCGATCGGCGGCATGGTGCCGCTGATGAACATGATGCTCAATACGGTGTTCGGCGGCTCCGGCGTGGGCCTCATGAACGTGCTGCTGTACGCCCTGATGGCGGTGTTCCTCTCCGGCCTGATGGTCGGCCGGACGCCGGAATTCCTCGGCAAGAAGCTGGAGGGCCGGGAAATGAAGCTGATCGCGCTGACGCTGCTCGTGCAGCCTGCGCTCATCCTGCTGCCGACGGCGGCCGCTCTCTACGCCTATCCCGACACCATTTCCAATCCGGGCTATCACGGCCTGACCCAGGCGCTGTACGAGTTCACCTCGTCTGCGGCCAACAACGGCTCCGGCTTCGAGGGGCTCGGCGACAACACGCCGTTCTGGAATCTGAGCACCGGCATCGTCATGTATCTGGGCCGCTACATCTCCATCGTGACGCTGCTGGCGGTCGCCGGGTCGCTTGCGGCCAAAAAAGCCGTGCCGGAGACGATCGGAACGTTCCGCACCGATACGGCCACGTTCGGCGTCGTGTTCCTCGGCACCGTGCTCATCGTCGGCGCGCTGACGTACTTCCCGAGCCTCGTGCTGGGGCCGATCGCCGAGCAGCTCACGCTGAAGCCGTAG
- a CDS encoding universal stress protein, translating to MSAKESILVCVSFGPHGERLIRRGAELAAAARGRLLVLTVLPAAEEALGPEQERWLGAWKKAASSVGAEFLALPAAGRKPADLIAETALRAGMTQVVVGQPASPRLLERLRGSFADALLRRIGATDLHIVAVQRMDRELEQAHDRGVYVEVAETDGEFVIQRTRHQGSLSGVFFRHRSTDFDNGWIKVRDGGVSRTFLVRRGVVVDPAFPAYWRASRG from the coding sequence ATGTCCGCGAAAGAATCGATTCTGGTGTGCGTCTCGTTCGGTCCGCACGGGGAGCGGCTCATCCGGCGCGGCGCCGAGCTGGCCGCGGCGGCGAGAGGCCGGCTGCTCGTGCTCACCGTGCTGCCGGCGGCGGAGGAGGCGCTCGGCCCGGAGCAGGAGCGCTGGCTCGGCGCTTGGAAAAAGGCGGCAAGCTCCGTCGGCGCGGAATTCCTGGCGCTGCCGGCGGCCGGGCGCAAGCCGGCCGACCTCATCGCCGAAACGGCGCTGCGCGCCGGCATGACGCAGGTCGTCGTCGGCCAGCCGGCGTCGCCGCGCCTGCTGGAGCGGCTCCGCGGCTCGTTCGCGGACGCGCTGCTGCGGCGGATCGGGGCGACCGACCTGCATATCGTCGCGGTCCAGCGGATGGACCGGGAGCTGGAGCAGGCGCATGATCGAGGCGTGTACGTCGAGGTCGCCGAGACGGACGGCGAGTTCGTCATCCAGCGGACGAGGCATCAGGGCAGCTTGAGCGGCGTCTTTTTCCGCCATCGCAGCACCGACTTCGACAACGGCTGGATCAAGGTCCGGGACGGGGGCGTCAGCCGGACGTTTCTGGTGCGGCGCGGTGTGGTCGTCGATCCCGCTTTCCCGGCCTACTGGCGAGCCAGCCGCGGATGA